The Streptomyces kanamyceticus genome window below encodes:
- a CDS encoding aldehyde dehydrogenase family protein: protein MTSTPFEYAPAPESRSVVDIAPSYGLFIDGEFTEAADGKVFKTVSPSTEEVLSEVARASSEDVDRAVKAARKAFEKWSALPGAERAKYLFRIARIIQERSRELAVLETLDNGKPIKETRDADLPLVAAHFFYYAGWADKLDHAGYGPNPAPLGVAGQVIPWNFPLLMLAWKIAPALATGNTVVLKPAETTPLSALFFADICRQAGLPKGVVNILPGYGDAGAALTAHPDVNKVAFTGSTAVGKAIARQVAGTDKKVTLELGGKGANIVFDDAPIDQAVEGIVTGIFFNQGQVCCAGSRLLVQESIQDELLDSLKRRLTTLRLGDPLDKNTDIGAINSAEQLARITALAETGEAEGAERWSAPCELPSSGYWFAPTLFTNVTQAHTVARDEIFGPVLSVLSFRTPDEAVAKANNSQYGLSAGIWTEKGSRILAVANKLRAGVVWANTFNKFDPTSPFGGYKESGFGREGGRHGLEAYLDV, encoded by the coding sequence ATGACCTCCACTCCCTTCGAGTACGCACCGGCGCCCGAGTCCCGCTCCGTCGTCGACATCGCCCCTTCGTACGGCCTGTTCATCGACGGCGAGTTCACCGAGGCCGCCGACGGCAAGGTCTTCAAGACGGTCTCCCCGTCGACCGAAGAGGTCCTCTCCGAAGTCGCGCGGGCCTCCTCCGAAGACGTCGACCGCGCGGTGAAGGCCGCCCGCAAGGCGTTCGAGAAGTGGTCGGCGCTGCCGGGCGCCGAGCGCGCCAAGTACCTGTTCCGGATCGCCAGGATCATCCAGGAGCGCAGCCGCGAGCTGGCCGTCCTGGAGACCCTGGACAACGGAAAGCCCATCAAGGAGACGCGCGACGCCGACCTCCCCCTGGTCGCCGCGCACTTCTTCTACTACGCGGGCTGGGCCGACAAGCTGGACCACGCGGGCTACGGCCCGAACCCCGCGCCCCTCGGCGTCGCGGGCCAGGTCATCCCGTGGAACTTCCCGCTCCTGATGCTGGCCTGGAAGATCGCCCCGGCCCTCGCGACGGGCAACACGGTCGTCCTGAAGCCCGCCGAGACCACTCCCCTGAGCGCCCTGTTCTTCGCGGACATCTGCCGCCAGGCGGGCCTGCCCAAGGGCGTCGTCAACATCCTCCCCGGGTACGGCGACGCGGGCGCGGCCCTGACCGCCCACCCCGACGTCAACAAGGTCGCCTTCACCGGCTCCACCGCCGTCGGCAAGGCGATCGCACGCCAGGTGGCGGGCACCGACAAGAAGGTCACGCTCGAACTGGGCGGCAAGGGCGCGAACATCGTCTTCGACGACGCCCCCATCGACCAGGCGGTCGAGGGCATCGTCACGGGCATCTTCTTCAACCAGGGCCAGGTCTGCTGCGCGGGCTCGCGCCTGCTGGTCCAGGAGTCGATCCAGGACGAGCTGCTCGACTCGCTCAAGCGCCGCCTGACGACGCTGCGCCTGGGCGACCCGCTCGACAAGAACACGGACATCGGCGCGATCAACTCCGCCGAGCAGCTCGCCCGCATCACCGCGCTCGCCGAGACCGGCGAGGCGGAGGGCGCCGAGCGCTGGTCGGCGCCGTGCGAACTGCCGTCCTCCGGCTACTGGTTCGCGCCGACGCTCTTCACGAACGTGACGCAGGCGCACACCGTCGCCCGCGACGAGATCTTCGGCCCGGTCCTGTCGGTGCTCTCCTTCCGTACGCCGGACGAGGCGGTCGCCAAGGCGAACAACTCGCAGTACGGGCTCTCGGCGGGCATCTGGACGGAGAAGGGCTCGCGCATCCTCGCGGTCGCGAACAAGCTCCGGGCGGGCGTCGTCTGGGCCAACACATTCAACAAGTTCGACCCGACCTCGCCGTTCGGCGGCTACAAGGAGTCGGGCTTCGGCCGCGAGGGCGGCCGGCACGGGCTGGAGGCGTACCTCGATGTCTGA
- a CDS encoding PH domain-containing protein translates to MSDPQNPVAEPAYQDRTFRSPAGIAGGVLLLALGTWLGVDAAIRGEGRTPWLALAGLLLAVPLVVAYTVRPCVYANDDRLRIRNPFRSITLPWASVATLRSGYSNEVLTNDGTKFQLWAIPVSLRGRKKAARRQSQAAAAGDPTSGKSFLDPTTRATRSTGDQSMDSLRELAERQADAESAQGEPVVRWAYEILAPCAAGAVLLVVLLAVT, encoded by the coding sequence ATGAGCGACCCTCAGAACCCCGTGGCGGAGCCCGCCTATCAGGACCGCACCTTCCGGTCCCCGGCCGGTATCGCCGGTGGCGTCCTGCTGCTCGCCCTGGGCACCTGGCTCGGCGTCGACGCCGCCATCCGCGGCGAGGGCCGCACCCCGTGGCTCGCGCTCGCCGGACTGCTGCTCGCCGTGCCGCTGGTCGTCGCGTACACCGTGCGGCCCTGCGTCTACGCCAACGACGACCGGCTGCGCATCCGCAACCCCTTCCGGAGCATCACGCTGCCGTGGGCGTCCGTCGCCACGCTCCGCTCCGGATACTCCAACGAGGTCCTCACCAACGACGGCACCAAGTTCCAGCTCTGGGCGATCCCCGTCTCGCTGCGCGGCCGCAAGAAGGCGGCGCGCAGGCAGTCGCAGGCCGCCGCGGCCGGTGACCCGACGAGCGGCAAGTCCTTCCTCGACCCCACGACGCGGGCCACGCGCTCCACGGGCGACCAGTCCATGGACAGCCTCCGCGAACTCGCCGAGCGGCAGGCCGACGCCGAGTCGGCGCAGGGGGAGCCCGTGGTGCGCTGGGCGTACGAGATCCTCGCGCCGTGCGCGGCGGGGGCCGTGCTGCTCGTCGTACTGCTCGCGGTGACCTGA
- a CDS encoding arylamine N-acetyltransferase family protein — MWHGDALDLDAYLAHLGYEGDRAPTEETLRALHRAHVLSVRWENLEAVLRKQRSLDLDVVQAKLIGGLRGGTCYEHITLYAAALERLGFRFSVVQGRVQMGETAKIRPESHAMVVVELGGRRLLSDVGFGSSPLEPIELADDIEVSDGTWAYRLRRQEVTPGADGWALYQPVRAGDGQPDTTGDGWMVRHTFTLHPQYPADLRVSNHFGSSSPHSPFSDRVFAQRVHEDRLHLLDNRLLTTVRPGVPGPPESRELAADEVPKVLADVFGVELSQRDAELLLPKLV, encoded by the coding sequence ATGTGGCACGGTGACGCACTCGACCTCGACGCCTATCTCGCCCACCTCGGCTACGAGGGGGACCGCGCGCCCACCGAGGAGACGCTGCGGGCGCTGCACCGGGCGCATGTGCTCTCGGTGCGCTGGGAGAACCTGGAGGCGGTGCTGCGCAAGCAGCGTTCGCTCGACCTCGATGTGGTCCAGGCCAAGCTGATCGGCGGATTGCGCGGCGGTACCTGCTACGAGCACATCACCCTGTACGCGGCGGCTCTGGAGCGGCTCGGGTTCCGGTTCTCGGTGGTGCAGGGCCGGGTGCAGATGGGTGAGACGGCCAAGATCAGGCCCGAGTCGCACGCCATGGTCGTGGTGGAGCTCGGGGGCAGGCGCCTGCTGAGCGACGTCGGTTTCGGGTCGAGCCCGCTGGAGCCCATCGAGCTGGCCGACGACATCGAGGTGTCGGACGGCACCTGGGCGTACCGGCTGCGGCGCCAGGAGGTGACGCCGGGCGCCGACGGCTGGGCGCTGTACCAGCCCGTGCGCGCGGGTGACGGGCAGCCCGACACCACCGGTGACGGGTGGATGGTCCGGCACACCTTCACGCTCCACCCGCAGTACCCCGCCGATCTGCGCGTGAGCAACCACTTCGGCTCGTCCAGCCCGCACTCGCCGTTCAGCGACCGGGTCTTCGCGCAGCGTGTGCACGAGGACCGGCTGCACCTCCTCGACAACCGGCTGCTGACCACGGTCAGGCCCGGCGTTCCCGGGCCGCCGGAGAGCAGGGAGCTGGCCGCGGACGAGGTCCCGAAGGTGCTGGCCGACGTCTTCGGGGTCGAACTGTCGCAGCGGGACGCCGAACTGCTGCTGCCGAAGCTGGTCTGA
- the deoC gene encoding deoxyribose-phosphate aldolase produces the protein MPTAFADVTASDSTLRRFLHGLPGVDAVGLEARAASLGTRSIKTTAKAYAIDLAISMIDLTTLEGADTPGKVRALGAKAVHPDPTDRDTPRTAAVCVYPDMVATAKEAVAGSGVQVASVATAFPAGRAAIDVKLGDVREAVAAGADEIDMVIDRGAFLSGDYMTVFEQIRAVKEACGTARLKVIFETGELSTYDNIRRASWIGMIAGADFIKTSTGKVGVNATPANTLLMLEAVRDFRAQTGVQIGVKPAGGIRTTKDAVKFLVLVNETAGPDWLDNHWFRFGASSLLNDLLMQRQKLATGRYSGPDYVTVD, from the coding sequence ATGCCCACTGCATTCGCTGACGTGACAGCGTCCGACAGCACGCTCCGCCGCTTCCTTCACGGGCTGCCCGGCGTCGACGCGGTCGGCCTGGAGGCGCGTGCCGCCTCGCTCGGTACCCGTTCGATCAAGACCACGGCGAAGGCGTACGCCATCGACCTGGCCATCTCGATGATCGACCTGACGACCCTTGAGGGCGCCGACACCCCGGGCAAGGTCCGGGCGCTCGGCGCGAAGGCCGTGCATCCGGACCCCACGGACCGTGACACGCCCCGCACCGCCGCCGTCTGCGTCTATCCGGACATGGTGGCCACCGCCAAGGAGGCCGTCGCGGGCAGCGGCGTGCAGGTCGCGTCCGTCGCGACCGCCTTCCCCGCGGGCCGCGCCGCCATCGACGTGAAGCTCGGCGACGTGCGCGAGGCCGTCGCCGCGGGCGCCGACGAGATCGACATGGTCATCGACCGGGGCGCGTTCCTGTCCGGCGACTACATGACGGTGTTCGAGCAGATCCGCGCCGTGAAGGAGGCCTGCGGCACCGCCCGCCTGAAGGTCATCTTCGAGACCGGCGAACTCTCGACGTACGACAACATCAGGCGCGCCAGCTGGATCGGCATGATCGCGGGCGCCGACTTCATCAAGACCTCGACCGGCAAGGTCGGCGTCAACGCCACCCCGGCCAACACCCTGCTCATGCTGGAGGCGGTCCGCGACTTCCGCGCGCAGACCGGGGTACAGATCGGCGTGAAGCCCGCGGGCGGCATCCGCACCACCAAGGACGCGGTGAAGTTCCTCGTCCTGGTGAACGAGACCGCGGGCCCCGACTGGCTGGACAACCACTGGTTCCGCTTCGGCGCCTCGTCGCTCCTGAACGACCTGCTGATGCAGCGCCAGAAGCTGGCCACCGGCCGCTACTCCGGCCCCGACTACGTGACGGTGGACTGA
- a CDS encoding MDR family MFS transporter has protein sequence MNQRTEDAPPPSRLVILGLLLGIILATLDGTIVGTALPTIVGELGGLEHFSWVVTAYLLTAAVSTPIWGKAGDLYGRKGSYLASITVFLIGSVLCGLAQDIGQLIAFRALQGLGAGGLFVGALALIGTLLPPAQAGRSQSMIGVLLPAAMIGGPLLGGFLTDQLDWRWVFYVNVPVGAAALLIVGLLIRLPSTRSTARVDYAGAALLTVGILALTLLGTWGGTTYDWFSPQITGLALLTAAALAAFVRVELRAPEPIVPPRLFRDRNFTLAQVLTFLAGAAMLGAASYLPQYMQFVRGMSSTRSGLLLLPLMLGMMGAQLYIGRAVGHGGAYRAYPIVGGAVATAGSLALLTVGVGTATAVTSALTFVLGAGLGCLMQPALLITMNSAEPRDMGAASGTTTLLRTIGGSLGVAVLGSVYTGRLAGTLTDRLGPEGERLAGGHQLTPAALGDLPGPVRDAFRAGVSGGLHGVMVGTAALCALTFAAAWLIREVPLRSSTGATPGTAPEAAPEAGQPGSSPVAGPTTGRS, from the coding sequence ATGAACCAGCGTACGGAAGACGCACCACCGCCCTCCCGCCTCGTCATCCTCGGGCTGCTGCTCGGCATCATCCTGGCGACGCTCGACGGCACGATCGTCGGCACCGCGCTCCCGACGATCGTCGGCGAACTCGGCGGCCTGGAGCACTTCTCCTGGGTGGTGACGGCCTATCTGCTCACCGCCGCCGTCTCCACCCCGATCTGGGGCAAGGCCGGTGACCTGTACGGCCGCAAGGGCAGCTACCTGGCCTCGATCACCGTCTTCCTCATCGGGTCCGTACTCTGCGGACTGGCCCAGGACATCGGCCAGTTGATCGCGTTCAGGGCGCTCCAGGGACTCGGCGCGGGCGGCCTCTTCGTCGGCGCGCTCGCCCTCATCGGCACGCTCCTGCCGCCCGCGCAGGCGGGCCGCTCCCAGTCGATGATCGGCGTACTGCTGCCCGCCGCCATGATCGGCGGACCGCTGCTCGGCGGCTTCCTCACCGACCAGCTGGACTGGCGCTGGGTCTTCTACGTCAACGTGCCCGTCGGCGCCGCGGCCCTCCTGATCGTCGGCCTGCTCATCCGGCTGCCGAGCACGCGCAGCACCGCCCGCGTCGACTACGCGGGCGCCGCGCTCCTGACCGTGGGCATCCTGGCGCTCACCCTGCTCGGGACCTGGGGCGGCACGACGTACGACTGGTTCTCCCCGCAGATCACGGGCCTCGCCCTGCTCACCGCGGCCGCGCTCGCCGCGTTCGTCCGCGTGGAGCTGCGCGCGCCCGAACCGATCGTGCCGCCGCGGCTGTTCCGCGACCGCAACTTCACGCTCGCCCAGGTCCTCACCTTCCTCGCGGGCGCGGCGATGCTGGGGGCGGCGAGCTACCTGCCGCAGTACATGCAGTTCGTGCGCGGCATGTCGTCCACGCGGAGCGGTCTGCTGCTGCTCCCTTTGATGCTCGGCATGATGGGCGCGCAGCTGTACATCGGGCGCGCGGTAGGTCACGGGGGTGCCTACCGCGCGTATCCGATCGTCGGCGGCGCGGTCGCCACGGCGGGCTCCCTCGCCCTGCTCACGGTCGGCGTGGGCACCGCCACGGCCGTGACCTCCGCGCTCACCTTCGTGCTCGGCGCGGGCCTCGGCTGCCTGATGCAGCCCGCCCTGCTGATCACCATGAACAGCGCGGAGCCCCGCGACATGGGCGCGGCGAGCGGCACCACCACGCTGCTGCGCACCATCGGCGGTTCGCTGGGCGTCGCCGTGCTCGGCTCGGTCTACACCGGCCGTCTCGCCGGCACCCTCACCGACCGGCTCGGCCCGGAGGGCGAGCGCCTCGCGGGCGGCCACCAGCTGACTCCCGCGGCCCTCGGCGACCTGCCGGGTCCTGTGCGGGACGCCTTCCGCGCCGGGGTCTCCGGCGGTCTGCACGGCGTCATGGTGGGCACGGCCGCACTGTGCGCGCTCACGTTCGCGGCGGCCTGGCTGATCCGCGAGGTGCCGCTGCGGTCCAGCACCGGGGCGACGCCCGGGACGGCACCCGAGGCGGCGCCCGAGGCCGGTCAGCCGGGCAGCAGCCCCGTCGCGGGACCGACCACCGGCAGGTCCTGA
- a CDS encoding NADPH-dependent FMN reductase translates to MTATTSHPNPNPAPLRVAVLVGSTREGRFAPVVTEWIKGHIAQRADLSVDVVDLAETPLPTVLPDFGQAPPAATQEALALVSPRLAEADAFVFVTPEYNHSFPAALKNAIDWHNTQWHAKPVGFVSYGGISGGLRAVEQLRLVMAELNATTIRNTVSLHNVWGLFDEERAMRDPQSEAAAKSMLDQLTWWAQALREARNTHPYAA, encoded by the coding sequence ATGACCGCAACCACCTCGCACCCGAACCCGAACCCGGCCCCGCTCCGCGTCGCCGTCCTCGTCGGCTCCACCCGCGAAGGCCGCTTCGCGCCCGTCGTCACCGAGTGGATCAAGGGGCACATCGCCCAGCGCGCCGACCTGAGCGTCGACGTCGTCGACCTGGCGGAGACCCCGCTGCCCACGGTCCTGCCCGACTTCGGCCAGGCGCCGCCCGCCGCCACCCAGGAGGCGCTCGCGCTGGTCTCACCGCGCCTGGCGGAGGCCGACGCGTTCGTGTTCGTCACGCCGGAGTACAACCACAGCTTCCCGGCAGCCCTGAAGAACGCCATCGACTGGCACAACACGCAGTGGCACGCCAAGCCGGTCGGCTTCGTCTCCTACGGCGGCATCTCGGGCGGCCTGCGCGCGGTCGAACAACTCCGCCTGGTCATGGCCGAGTTGAACGCGACGACCATCCGCAACACGGTCAGCCTGCACAACGTCTGGGGCCTGTTCGACGAGGAGCGGGCGATGCGGGACCCCCAGAGCGAGGCCGCCGCCAAGTCGATGCTCGACCAGCTCACCTGGTGGGCCCAGGCCCTGCGCGAGGCCAGGAACACCCACCCGTACGCCGCCTGA
- a CDS encoding TetR/AcrR family transcriptional regulator, with the protein MATEKKKSQPDPSLWERLERPAATQRTALTLRKIAAVAVRIADAEGFPAVTMRRLATELGVAPMAAYRHVADKNELAVLMVEQVTGELVVPDGVSGWRDVLHAFAGQARQLMLNHPWLAHMPTPLYALTPSRMAVAERQLASLDGLGLDADQMMVAFRTVNAYVQGSTQAEVVLRRYRDEHGWHTGEESRTALAPQMNYLMATGRYPTYHRYAHSADRKDDETWMFESGLDCVLDGIAARLGI; encoded by the coding sequence ATGGCCACAGAGAAGAAGAAGAGCCAGCCCGACCCTTCGCTCTGGGAGCGTCTCGAGCGCCCGGCAGCCACCCAGCGCACCGCGCTGACGTTGCGGAAGATCGCGGCGGTCGCGGTGCGGATCGCCGACGCCGAGGGCTTCCCCGCCGTCACCATGCGCCGCCTCGCCACCGAGCTCGGCGTCGCGCCCATGGCCGCGTACCGCCACGTCGCCGACAAGAACGAGCTGGCGGTGCTGATGGTCGAGCAGGTGACGGGCGAGCTCGTGGTGCCCGATGGGGTGTCCGGCTGGCGCGACGTCCTGCACGCCTTCGCCGGGCAGGCGCGGCAGCTGATGCTGAACCATCCGTGGCTGGCCCACATGCCGACCCCGCTGTACGCGCTCACGCCGAGCCGGATGGCCGTCGCCGAGCGGCAGTTGGCGTCCCTGGACGGCCTCGGCCTCGACGCCGACCAGATGATGGTCGCCTTCCGGACCGTCAACGCCTATGTGCAGGGCTCGACGCAGGCCGAGGTCGTCCTGCGGCGCTACCGCGACGAGCACGGCTGGCACACCGGCGAGGAGTCGCGGACCGCGCTCGCGCCGCAGATGAACTACCTGATGGCGACGGGCCGTTACCCGACGTACCACCGCTACGCGCACAGCGCGGACCGCAAGGACGACGAGACGTGGATGTTCGAGTCGGGCCTGGACTGCGTACTCGACGGGATCGCCGCGCGGCTCGGCATCTGA
- a CDS encoding SigE family RNA polymerase sigma factor, which yields MNTLHSTSSSAVVTRLHDVGRGSEKSGAVSGRGCARGTGRQHTTYMTVVDACQGGHGGHGGHVVPAGTDGGAAYREDSGERKSLSEAEFTAYVQERRASLYATAYHLTGDRFEAEDLLQSALFSTYRAWDRISDKAAVGGYLRRTMTNLHISAWRRRKLNEYPTEELPETVGDTDAMRGTELRAVLWQALARLPELQRTMLVLRYYEGRTDPEIADILDISVGTVKSSIWRSLRRLREDDVLSFGRDQEESFGELVA from the coding sequence ATGAATACGCTGCACAGCACCAGCTCAAGCGCAGTTGTCACGCGTCTCCACGACGTCGGACGGGGCTCTGAGAAGTCCGGTGCCGTGAGCGGGCGGGGGTGCGCTCGCGGCACCGGGCGTCAGCACACCACGTACATGACGGTGGTTGACGCCTGCCAGGGGGGACACGGGGGACACGGGGGACACGTCGTTCCTGCGGGAACAGACGGGGGAGCCGCGTACAGGGAGGACTCGGGGGAGCGGAAGTCCCTGTCGGAGGCGGAGTTCACCGCCTACGTCCAGGAGCGTCGCGCCTCTCTGTACGCCACCGCCTATCACTTGACCGGTGACCGCTTCGAGGCCGAGGACCTGCTGCAGAGCGCCCTCTTCTCGACGTACCGGGCCTGGGACAGGATCAGCGACAAGGCCGCGGTCGGGGGTTACCTCCGCCGCACCATGACCAATCTGCACATCAGCGCGTGGCGCCGCCGCAAGCTGAACGAATACCCGACCGAGGAACTGCCGGAGACGGTGGGCGACACGGACGCGATGCGCGGCACCGAGCTGCGCGCCGTGCTGTGGCAGGCCCTGGCCCGGCTGCCCGAACTCCAGCGCACGATGCTGGTCCTCCGCTACTACGAGGGCCGCACCGACCCGGAGATCGCGGACATCCTCGACATCAGCGTGGGCACGGTGAAGTCCAGCATCTGGCGCTCCCTGCGCCGGCTGCGCGAGGACGACGTCCTCAGCTTCGGCCGTGACCAGGAGGAGTCCTTCGGCGAGTTGGTCGCCTGA
- a CDS encoding uridine kinase translates to MVDVPDNSQGRRVTALSSHPPIPTRVVLLTGPSGSGKSSFAARSGLPVLCLDDFYKEGDDPTLPQVPGSTDIDWDSPLSWDADVALAAIEELCRTGRTRVPVYDIATSSRVGQETLDIERTPLFIAEGIFAADIVARCAETGVLADAICLRGRPSTTFRRRLLRDLREGRKSVPFLLRRGWRLMRAERAIVARQSALGAHPCGKDEALGRVAAAAAGRCVKARADAA, encoded by the coding sequence ATGGTCGACGTTCCGGACAACTCACAGGGGAGAAGGGTCACCGCATTGAGCTCCCACCCGCCGATACCCACGCGTGTCGTGCTGCTCACCGGCCCCTCAGGATCGGGCAAGTCCTCCTTCGCCGCCCGCTCCGGGCTGCCCGTCCTGTGCCTGGACGACTTCTACAAAGAGGGCGACGACCCCACGCTGCCGCAGGTCCCCGGCAGTACGGACATCGACTGGGACTCCCCGCTCTCCTGGGACGCGGACGTGGCGCTCGCCGCCATCGAGGAGCTGTGCCGCACGGGACGTACGCGCGTGCCCGTGTACGACATCGCCACCAGCTCCCGGGTCGGACAGGAGACGCTCGACATCGAGCGCACGCCCCTGTTCATCGCCGAGGGGATCTTCGCCGCGGACATTGTGGCGCGGTGCGCGGAGACCGGTGTGCTCGCCGACGCGATCTGTCTGCGGGGCCGCCCCTCCACCACCTTCCGGCGGCGGCTCCTGCGGGATCTGCGCGAGGGCCGCAAGTCCGTGCCGTTCCTGCTGCGGCGCGGCTGGCGCCTGATGCGCGCGGAACGCGCCATCGTGGCCCGCCAGAGCGCGCTCGGCGCGCACCCCTGCGGCAAGGACGAGGCCCTGGGCCGGGTCGCCGCCGCGGCGGCGGGCCGCTGCGTCAAGGCACGCGCCGACGCCGCCTGA
- a CDS encoding aldehyde dehydrogenase family protein encodes MSDRLTVFKTYKLYVGGKFPRSESGRVYEVTDSKGKWLANAPLSSRKDARDAVVAARKAQGGWAGATAYNRGQVLYRVAEMLEGRREQFAREVADAEGISKSKAAAQVDAAIDRWVWYAGWTDKIAQVVGGANPVAGPFFNLSTPEPTGVVTVVAPQESSFLGLVSVLAPVIATGNTAVVIAAEESPLPALSLGEVLATSDVPGGVVNILTGKTAEIAAPLAAHQDVNAIDLTGAGTELARDLEIAAADNLKRVFRPGPVDWSADPGTHRLTAFLETKTVWHPTGSLGASGSAY; translated from the coding sequence ATGTCTGACCGACTCACGGTGTTCAAGACCTACAAGCTGTACGTCGGGGGCAAGTTCCCGCGTTCCGAGAGCGGTCGGGTGTACGAGGTGACGGACTCCAAGGGCAAGTGGCTGGCGAACGCGCCCCTCTCCTCCCGCAAGGACGCGCGTGACGCCGTCGTGGCCGCCCGCAAGGCGCAGGGCGGCTGGGCCGGCGCGACCGCGTACAACCGCGGCCAGGTCCTCTACCGCGTCGCCGAGATGCTGGAGGGCCGCCGCGAGCAGTTCGCACGCGAGGTCGCGGACGCGGAGGGCATCTCCAAGTCCAAGGCCGCCGCCCAGGTCGACGCGGCGATCGACCGCTGGGTCTGGTACGCGGGCTGGACGGACAAGATCGCCCAGGTCGTCGGCGGCGCCAACCCGGTGGCGGGCCCGTTCTTCAACCTGTCGACGCCGGAGCCGACCGGTGTGGTCACCGTCGTCGCGCCCCAGGAGTCGTCGTTCCTGGGCCTGGTCTCGGTGCTCGCCCCGGTGATCGCGACGGGCAACACGGCCGTCGTGATCGCCGCCGAGGAGTCCCCGCTGCCCGCGCTCTCGCTCGGCGAGGTCCTCGCGACGTCCGACGTGCCCGGCGGCGTGGTCAACATCCTGACCGGGAAGACCGCCGAGATCGCGGCCCCGCTCGCCGCGCACCAGGACGTCAACGCGATCGACCTCACGGGGGCGGGCACGGAGCTGGCCCGCGATCTGGAGATCGCGGCCGCCGACAACCTCAAGCGCGTCTTCCGTCCGGGTCCCGTCGACTGGTCGGCCGACCCGGGCACGCACCGCCTGACGGCCTTCCTGGAGACGAAGACGGTCTGGCACCCCACGGGTTCGCTGGGCGCGTCGGGCTCGGCCTACTAG
- the afsQ1 gene encoding two-component system response regulator AfsQ1 has product MPSLLLIEDDDAIRTALELSLTRQGHRVATAATGEDGLKLLSEQRPDLIVLDVMLPGIDGFEVCRRVRRTDQLPIILLTARNDDIDVVVGLESGADDYVVKPVQGRVLDARIRAVLRRGEREANDAATFGSLVIDRAAMTVTKNGEDLQLTPTELRLLLELSRRPGQALSRQQLLRLVWEHDYLGDSRLVDACVQRLRAKVEDVPSSPTLIRTVRGVGYRLDTPQ; this is encoded by the coding sequence GTGCCTTCCCTGTTGCTGATCGAGGACGACGACGCCATCCGGACGGCCCTGGAGCTTTCGCTGACGCGCCAGGGACATCGGGTGGCCACTGCTGCCACCGGCGAGGACGGCCTGAAGCTGCTCAGTGAGCAGCGGCCGGACCTGATCGTGCTGGATGTGATGCTGCCGGGCATCGACGGGTTCGAGGTGTGCCGTCGCGTCCGGCGCACCGACCAGTTGCCGATCATCCTGCTGACCGCGCGCAATGACGACATCGACGTGGTGGTCGGCCTGGAGTCCGGCGCCGACGACTACGTGGTCAAACCCGTGCAGGGCCGGGTGCTCGACGCCCGGATCCGTGCCGTGCTGCGGCGCGGTGAGCGCGAGGCCAACGACGCGGCGACGTTCGGTTCGCTCGTCATCGACCGCGCCGCGATGACCGTGACGAAGAACGGCGAGGACCTGCAGCTCACGCCGACCGAGCTGCGGCTGCTCCTGGAGCTGAGCCGCAGGCCGGGACAGGCCCTGTCCCGCCAGCAGTTGCTGCGCCTGGTGTGGGAGCACGACTACCTCGGCGACTCACGGCTCGTCGACGCGTGTGTGCAGCGCCTTCGCGCGAAGGTGGAGGACGTGCCGTCCTCGCCGACCCTGATCCGTACGGTGCGCGGCGTCGGATATCGGCTGGACACGCCTCAGTGA